One genomic window of Gossypium hirsutum isolate 1008001.06 chromosome D11, Gossypium_hirsutum_v2.1, whole genome shotgun sequence includes the following:
- the LOC107913377 gene encoding bet1-like protein At4g14600, producing the protein MANPYRSSQGLSARPVGNFDEIQLRIDPVHADLDEEISGLHKQVTQLKHVAQEIETEARIQNEFVSDLQMLMSRAQAGVKSGMTKLNRTVAQQRSNHILQVIIFGLTCFSIVYLWSKHFKR; encoded by the exons ATGGCGAATCCTTACAGATCAAG CCAGGGCCTTAGCGCTAGACCCGtgggaaattttgatgaaatccaACTGAGAATCGATCCAGTTCATGCTGATTTAGACGAAGAGATTTCGGGTCTGCACAAACAAGTTACACAACTCAAACAC GTGGCTCAAGAGATTGAAACTGAAGCACGGATACAGAATGAATTTGTGTCCGATCTG CAAATGCTAATGAGCAGAGCTCAGGCAGGAGTAAAAAGTGGGATGACAAAGTTGAATCGAACTGTTGCTCAGCAGAGATCGAATCACATTTTGCAAGTGATAATCTTTGGTCTCACATGTTTCTCCATCGTCTACTTATGGTCAAAGCACTTCAAGAGATGA